The Garra rufa chromosome 18, GarRuf1.0, whole genome shotgun sequence genome window below encodes:
- the tardbpa gene encoding TAR DNA binding protein, like isoform X1, with product MTECYIRVAEDENEEPMEIPSEEDGTVLLSTVAAQFPGACGLRYRSPVSQCMRGVRLVEGVLHAPESDWGNLVYVVNYPKDNKRKMDEMDAASAVKIKRGVQKTSDLIVLGLPWKTTEQDLKDYFSTFGEVIMVQVKRDAKTGNSKGFGFVRFTDYETQVKVMSQRHMIDGRWCDCKLPNSKYFLEQAGPDEPMRSRKVFVGRCTEDMTADELRQFFMQYGEVTDVFIPKPFRAFAFVTFADDQVAQSLCGEDLIIKGTSVHISNAEPKHNNSRQMMDRGRFGGFGGQGFGSSRSPNSNVNFGALSLNPAMMAAAQAALQSSWGMMGMLASQQNQTAASGTTPSGQNSGSRDQNQSYNPSSNNYNTSSTASLGWGAGTNSGSSSGFNSGFGSSMETKSSWGM from the exons ATGACGGAGTGTTATATTCGCGTCGCGGAGGACGAGAACGAGGAGCCGATGGAGATCCCGTCCGAGGAGGACGGCACCGTGCTGCTCTCCACCGTGGCAGCGCAGTTTCCCGGTGCCTGCGGCCTAAGATACCGTAGCCCCGTGTCTCAGTGCATGAGAGGGGTCCGACTAGTGGAGGGGGTACTCCATGCACCCGAATCAGACTGGGGCAATCTGGTGTACGTGGTCAATTATCCAAAAG ATAACAAGAGAAAGATGGATGAAATGGATGCTGCATCGGCTGTGAAGATCAAGAGAGGTGTGCAGAAGACATCAGATTTGATTGTGCTTGGGCTGCCATGGAAAACAACAGAGCAAGACCTTAAAGATTACTTCAGCACTTTTGGAGAGGTGATCATGGTGCAG GTGAAAAGAGATGCAAAAACTGGAAATTCCAAAGGATTTGGCTTTGTAAGATTTACAGACTACGAAACACAAGTAAAAGTCATGTCCCAGCGGCATATGATTGATGGAAGATGGTGCGACTGCAAACTCCCCAACTCAAAG TATTTCCTGGAACAGGCTGGCCCGGATGAGCCTATGAGAAGCAGGAAAGTTTTTGTGGGCCGCTGTACCGAGGACATGACAGCCGATGAGCTTAGACAGTTTTTTATGCAGTACGGCGAAGTTACAGACGTGTTCATTCCCAAACCTTTCCGAGCCTTTGCCTTTGTCACCTTTGCTGATGATCAG GTTGCCCAGTCTCTGTGCGGCGAGGACCTGATCATTAAAGGAACCAGCGTGCACATCTCCAACGCTGAGCCTAAGCACAATAATAGTAGGCAAATGATGGATCGTGGGCGGTTCGGGGGGTTTGGGGGGCAGGGCTTTGGCAGTAGTCGCAGTCCCAACAGCAATGTGAATTTTGGGGCCCTTAGCTTGAATCCGGCCATGATGGCAGCTGCGCAGGCAGCCCTTCAGAGTAGCTGGGGCATGATGGGAATGCTGGCCAGTCAGCAGAATCAGACAGCCGCTTCCGGCACGACCCCTAGCGGGCAGAACAGCGGTAGTAGAGATCAGAACCAGAGTTACAACCCAAGCAGCAATAACTACAACACCAGCAGCACAGCTAGTCTCGGGTGGGGGGCGGGAACCAATTCGGGCTCGAGCAGTGGGTTCAACTCCGGTTTTGGATCTAGCATGGAGACAAAGTCCAGCTGGGGAATGTAG
- the tardbpa gene encoding TAR DNA binding protein, like isoform X2 translates to MTECYIRVAEDENEEPMEIPSEEDGTVLLSTVAAQFPGACGLRYRSPVSQCMRGVRLVEGVLHAPESDWGNLVYVVNYPKDNKRKMDEMDAASAVKIKRGVQKTSDLIVLGLPWKTTEQDLKDYFSTFGEVIMVQVKRDAKTGNSKGFGFVRFTDYETQVKVMSQRHMIDGRWCDCKLPNSKAGPDEPMRSRKVFVGRCTEDMTADELRQFFMQYGEVTDVFIPKPFRAFAFVTFADDQVAQSLCGEDLIIKGTSVHISNAEPKHNNSRQMMDRGRFGGFGGQGFGSSRSPNSNVNFGALSLNPAMMAAAQAALQSSWGMMGMLASQQNQTAASGTTPSGQNSGSRDQNQSYNPSSNNYNTSSTASLGWGAGTNSGSSSGFNSGFGSSMETKSSWGM, encoded by the exons ATGACGGAGTGTTATATTCGCGTCGCGGAGGACGAGAACGAGGAGCCGATGGAGATCCCGTCCGAGGAGGACGGCACCGTGCTGCTCTCCACCGTGGCAGCGCAGTTTCCCGGTGCCTGCGGCCTAAGATACCGTAGCCCCGTGTCTCAGTGCATGAGAGGGGTCCGACTAGTGGAGGGGGTACTCCATGCACCCGAATCAGACTGGGGCAATCTGGTGTACGTGGTCAATTATCCAAAAG ATAACAAGAGAAAGATGGATGAAATGGATGCTGCATCGGCTGTGAAGATCAAGAGAGGTGTGCAGAAGACATCAGATTTGATTGTGCTTGGGCTGCCATGGAAAACAACAGAGCAAGACCTTAAAGATTACTTCAGCACTTTTGGAGAGGTGATCATGGTGCAG GTGAAAAGAGATGCAAAAACTGGAAATTCCAAAGGATTTGGCTTTGTAAGATTTACAGACTACGAAACACAAGTAAAAGTCATGTCCCAGCGGCATATGATTGATGGAAGATGGTGCGACTGCAAACTCCCCAACTCAAAG GCTGGCCCGGATGAGCCTATGAGAAGCAGGAAAGTTTTTGTGGGCCGCTGTACCGAGGACATGACAGCCGATGAGCTTAGACAGTTTTTTATGCAGTACGGCGAAGTTACAGACGTGTTCATTCCCAAACCTTTCCGAGCCTTTGCCTTTGTCACCTTTGCTGATGATCAG GTTGCCCAGTCTCTGTGCGGCGAGGACCTGATCATTAAAGGAACCAGCGTGCACATCTCCAACGCTGAGCCTAAGCACAATAATAGTAGGCAAATGATGGATCGTGGGCGGTTCGGGGGGTTTGGGGGGCAGGGCTTTGGCAGTAGTCGCAGTCCCAACAGCAATGTGAATTTTGGGGCCCTTAGCTTGAATCCGGCCATGATGGCAGCTGCGCAGGCAGCCCTTCAGAGTAGCTGGGGCATGATGGGAATGCTGGCCAGTCAGCAGAATCAGACAGCCGCTTCCGGCACGACCCCTAGCGGGCAGAACAGCGGTAGTAGAGATCAGAACCAGAGTTACAACCCAAGCAGCAATAACTACAACACCAGCAGCACAGCTAGTCTCGGGTGGGGGGCGGGAACCAATTCGGGCTCGAGCAGTGGGTTCAACTCCGGTTTTGGATCTAGCATGGAGACAAAGTCCAGCTGGGGAATGTAG
- the tardbpa gene encoding TAR DNA binding protein, like isoform X3, with product MTECYIRVAEDENEEPMEIPSEEDGTVLLSTVAAQFPGACGLRYRSPVSQCMRGVRLVEGVLHAPESDWGNLVYVVNYPKDNKRKMDEMDAASAVKIKRGVQKTSDLIVLGLPWKTTEQDLKDYFSTFGEVIMVQVKRDAKTGNSKGFGFVRFTDYETQVKVMSQRHMIDGRWCDCKLPNSKYFLEQAGPDEPMRSRKVFVGRCTEDMTADELRQFFMQYGEVTDVFIPKPFRAFAFVTFADDQVAQSLCGEDLIIKGTSVHISNAEPKHNNIHHLFSNFPGRSPSLAAMFERSQYQFPSSHV from the exons ATGACGGAGTGTTATATTCGCGTCGCGGAGGACGAGAACGAGGAGCCGATGGAGATCCCGTCCGAGGAGGACGGCACCGTGCTGCTCTCCACCGTGGCAGCGCAGTTTCCCGGTGCCTGCGGCCTAAGATACCGTAGCCCCGTGTCTCAGTGCATGAGAGGGGTCCGACTAGTGGAGGGGGTACTCCATGCACCCGAATCAGACTGGGGCAATCTGGTGTACGTGGTCAATTATCCAAAAG ATAACAAGAGAAAGATGGATGAAATGGATGCTGCATCGGCTGTGAAGATCAAGAGAGGTGTGCAGAAGACATCAGATTTGATTGTGCTTGGGCTGCCATGGAAAACAACAGAGCAAGACCTTAAAGATTACTTCAGCACTTTTGGAGAGGTGATCATGGTGCAG GTGAAAAGAGATGCAAAAACTGGAAATTCCAAAGGATTTGGCTTTGTAAGATTTACAGACTACGAAACACAAGTAAAAGTCATGTCCCAGCGGCATATGATTGATGGAAGATGGTGCGACTGCAAACTCCCCAACTCAAAG TATTTCCTGGAACAGGCTGGCCCGGATGAGCCTATGAGAAGCAGGAAAGTTTTTGTGGGCCGCTGTACCGAGGACATGACAGCCGATGAGCTTAGACAGTTTTTTATGCAGTACGGCGAAGTTACAGACGTGTTCATTCCCAAACCTTTCCGAGCCTTTGCCTTTGTCACCTTTGCTGATGATCAG GTTGCCCAGTCTCTGTGCGGCGAGGACCTGATCATTAAAGGAACCAGCGTGCACATCTCCAACGCTGAGCCTAAGCACAATAATA TTCATCACCTCTTTTCCAATTTCCCGGGAAGAAGCCCCTCGTTGGCCGCAATGTTCGAGCGATCTCAGTATCAGTTCCCCTCTTCCCATGTGTAA
- the sst6.2 gene encoding somatostatin 6 — MTMGVRWNNHAAVERSMFIMRVMLSLFPLFLVVWHGEALPVQDKQSQTNEILTKDQKDLLKKMMTDVAELNLTSKELADLDPEFLNGKLGEKSVFEPTTKSPCKLFFWKTFSSC, encoded by the exons ATGACGATGGGAGTTAGATGGAACAATCATGCTGCGGTTGAGAGAAGCATGTTCATTATGCGGGTGATGCTGAGCCTGTTTCCTCTGTTCCTTGTGGTCTGGCATGGTGAGGCGTTACCTGTACAAGACAAACAATCACAAACCAATGAG ATACTGACCAAAGACCAGAAGGACTTGTTGAAGAAGATGATGACGGATGTGGCTGAGCTGAACCTCACCAGTAAAGAACTAGCTGATCTTGACCCTGAATTTCTGAATGGCAAACTGGGAGAGAAGTCTGTTTTTGAACCAACCACTAAATCTCCTTGCAAGCTCTTCTTCTGGAAGACTTTCTCCTCATGTTAA
- the pgd gene encoding 6-phosphogluconate dehydrogenase, decarboxylating, producing the protein MRKFSRDGAAVVKTLIESVILRRNQPSTMAQADIALIGLAVMGQNLILNMNDHGFVVCAFNRTVSKVQDFLNNEAKGTKVIGAESLEDMVSKLKKPRRIILLVKAGQAVDDFIDKLVPLLESGDIIIDGGNSEYRDTTRRCQSLKEKNLLFVGSGVSGGEDGARYGPSLMPGGHKDAWPHLKDIFQSIAAKVGTGEPCCDWVGDEGAGHFVKMVHNGIEYGDMQLICEAYHLMKDVLGMDHDEMAQAFDQWNKTELDSFLIEITANILKFKDGDGTHLLPKIRDSAGQKGTGKWTAISALEYGTPVTLIGEAVFARCLSSLKDERVQASKNLNGPQGVKFTGNKAQFLEDIRKALYASKIISYAQGFMLLRQAAVEFGWSLNYGAIALMWRGGCIIRSVFLGKIKEAFDRNSELQSLLLDNFFSKAVQDCQDSWRRVVSTGVQQGIPMPCFTTALSFYDGYRHEMLPANLLQAQRDYFGAHTYELLSNPGKYIHTNWTGHGGKVSSSSYNA; encoded by the exons ATGAGGAAGTTCAGCAGAGACGGTGCAGCAGTAGTGAAAACCTTGATAGAAAGTGTCATTTTAAGACGGAACCAACCTTCAACCATGGCTCA AGCTGATATTGCTCTCATTGGTCTGGCTGTGATGGGTCAGAATCTGATCCTGAACATGAACGACCATGGATTTGTG GTGTGCGCGTTCAACAGGACAGTGTCCAAAGTCCAAGATTTTTTAAACAATGAAGCCAAAGGCACTAAGGTGATCGGGGCTGAGTCCCTCGAAGACATGGTGTCTAAACTCAAAAAACCTCGTCGCATCATCCTCCTCGTCAAAGCGGGACAAGCTGTCGATGACTTCATCGATAAACTG GTTCCTCTTCTTGAATCTGGTGACATCATCATTGATGGTGGAAATTCAGAGTATAGAGATACAACA AGACGCTGTCAGAGCCTGAAGGAGAAGAACCTGCTGTTTGTGGGTAGTGGAGTGAGTGGAGGAGAAGATGGGGCTCGGTATGGACCTTCACTGATGCCCGGAGGGCATAAAGATGCTTG GCCACACTTAAAAGACATTTTTCAGAGCATTGCCGCCAAGGTGGGCACAGGAGAGCCTTGCTGCGACTGG GTTGGAGATGAAGGAGCAGGACATTTTGTTAAGATGGTCCACAACGGTATTGAATACGGTGACATGCAGCTCATCTGTGAGGCGTATCATCTGATGAAGGATGTGCTTGGTATGGACCATGATGAAATGGCTCAG GCCTTCGATCAGTGGAATAAGACAGAGCTGGACTCTTTCCTCATTGAGATCACTGCCAATATCCTGAAATTCAAGGATGGGGACGGCACTCACCTGCTGCCCAAAATCAGAGACAGCGCCGGGCAGAAAGGCACAGGGAAATGGACGGCCATCTCTGCTTTGGAATACGGCACACCTGTTACATTAATCG GGGAAGCTGTCTTTGCCAGATGTCTCTCCTCTCTGAAGGATGAGAGGGTTCAGGCCAGTAAGAACCTCAATGGCCCCCAGGGTGTCAAGTTCACTGGAAACAAGGCACAGTTTCTCGAAGATATTAGAAAG GCTTTGTACGCCTCAAAGATCATTTCATATGCTCAAGGGTTCATGCTGCTCAGACAGGCTGCAGTAGAGTTCGGCTGGTCTCTTAACTATGGTGCTATTGCCCTGATGTGGAGAGGAGGCTGCATCATTCGCAG TGTTTTCTTGGGAAAGATCAAGGAAGCATTTGACCGGAACTCAGAGTTGCAGAGTTTGCTGCTGGATAACTTCTTCAGTAAAGCTGTACAGGATTGTCAG GATTCATGGCGTAGGGTAGTAAGTACAGGTGTGCAGCAGGGAATCCCCATGCCGTGCTTCACCACCGCCCTGTCCTTCTATGATGGTTACAGGCACGAGATGCTACCAGCAAACCTGCTGCAG GCACAAAGAGACTACTTTGGTGCCCACACATATGAGCTGCTATCAAACCCTGGAAAGTACATCCACACTAACTGGACAGGCCACGGAGGAAAAGTGTCCTCATCATCATATAACGCCTAA